The following are encoded in a window of Thunnus albacares chromosome 9, fThuAlb1.1, whole genome shotgun sequence genomic DNA:
- the foxq1b gene encoding forkhead box protein Q1b, whose amino-acid sequence MKLEVFSAHHFVQKPLELCMDAEGGVPSPLSGDELGSDGDCVANSPAPVTQGGDGSKGKPYTRRPKPPYSYIALIAMAIRESSSGRLTLAEINDYLMKKFPFFRGSYTGWRNSVRHNLSLNDCFLKVLRDPSRPWGKDNYWMLNPHSEYTFADGVFRRRRKRIAKRPSKEQESPDILSEDTRLPAPEERVGAKFSSSFAIDSILSKPFKRREDIHVDAETPGPRLYWPPGAHILPYTLNYPAQHTYLSEAGYSSIEPSRDALTYLQQTTPGMTGPEAAPHALKMPNKAHGFHIDSLLS is encoded by the coding sequence ATGAAACTTGAAGTTTTCTCTGCGCACCACTTCGTGCAGAAGCCGCTGGAGTTGTGCATGGACGCAGAAGGGGGAGTCCCCTCTCCTCTGTCCGGGGACGAGCTGGGGTCGGACGGGGACTGCGTGGCCAACAGCCCGGCACCTGTCACTCAAGGCGGCGACGGCAGCAAGGGGAAGCCCTACACCCGCAGACCAAAACCCCCTTACTCCTACATCGCCCTCATCGCCATGGCCATCCGGGAGTCCAGCAGCGGCCGGCTCACTCTGGCAGAGATCAACGACTACCTGATGAAGAAGTTCCCGTTCTTCCGCGGCAGCTACACCGGCTGGAGGAACTCGGTGCGCCACAACCTGTCACTCAACGACTGCTTCCTCAAAGTGCTGCGGGACCCGTCCAGGCCCTGGGGCAAGGACAACTACTGGATGCTCAACCCGCACAGCGAGTACACCTTCGCTGACGGGGTGTTCCGCCGCAGGAGGAAGCGCATCGCCAAGAGGCCGTCCAAGGAGCAGGAGAGCCCGGACATCCTCAGCGAGGACACCCGCCTACCCGCACCGGAGGAGAGGGTGGGGGCCAAGTTCTCCAGCTCCTTCGCCATCGACAGCATCCTCAGCAAACCCTTCAAACGGAGGGAGGACATCCACGTAGATGCAGAGACTCCCGGCCCCCGGCTCTACTGGCCCCCAGGGGCCCACATACTGCCCTATACTCTGAACTATCCGGCACAGCACACCTACCTGTCAGAGGCGGGGTACAGCAGCATAGAGCCCAGCAGGGATGCACTCACATACCTCCAGCAGACAACACCGGGCATGACCGGACCCGAGGCCGCCCCCCACGCGCTCAAGATGCCCAATAAGGCGCATGGTTTCCATATAGACTCTCTGCTGTCATAA
- the LOC122989092 gene encoding forkhead box protein F2-like, producing MTTETPQQQLDPPPPLRSSPASGVLHPAMLSPQAATESSSTAAKGKKTSSGLRRPEKPPYSYIALIVMAIQSSPTKRLTLSEIYQFLQARFPFFRGSYQGWKNSVRHNLSLNECFIKLPKGLGRPGKGHYWTIDPGSEFMFEEGSFRRRPRGFRRKCQALKPMYRMMNGIGFGTSILPQSFDFQAPSASLACHSNSYNLDMMSNSMAGGYDGLSGGHHVPHMSPSPGSTYMASCPVPPNGEYGPDSSSSPVPSSPAMASALDGHSPYASTSAHWASSGGSPYIKQQPLASSSPASSGLHSGMSPYSLEQSYLHQNGRDSHSTDISVGIPRYQSHSSVCDRKDFVLNFNGISSFHPSAGGSYYHHHHHHHPQSVCQDIKPCVM from the exons ATGACGACCGAGACCCCTCAGCAGCAGCTGGACCCTCCGCCTCCTCTGAGATCCAGCCCGGCGTCCGGCGTCCTGCACCCCGCCATGCTGAGCCCACAAGCCGCCACAGAAAGCTCGTCCACCGCCGCCAAAGGAAAGAAGACGAGCTCCGGTTTACGGCGACCGGAAAAGCCGCCGTACTCCTACATTGCTCTCATCGTTATGGCAATACAGAGCTCCCCCACCAAACGGCTGACACTCAGTGAGATTTACCAGTTCCTCCAGGCTCGCTTCCCATTCTTCAGGGGCTCATATCAGGGCTGGAAGAACTCAGTCCGGCATAATCTTTCGCTCAACGAGTGCTTCATCAAGCTGCCCAAAGGACTGGGCAGGCCGGGGAAAGGCCACTACTGGACCATCGATCCGGGCAGTGAGTTCATGTTCGAGGAGGGCTCGTTTCGTCGCAGACCCAGAGGCTTTAGAAGAAAATGTCAAGCTCTGAAGCCCATGTATCGGATGATGAACGGCATAGGCTTCGGCACCTCCATTCTGCCGCAGAGTTTTGACTTCCAGGCTCCATCCGCGTCCCTCGCCTGTCACAGCAACAGCTACAACTTGGACATGATGAGCAATTCAATGGCCGGTGGATACGACGGGCTGAGCGGCGGTCACCACGTACCCCACATGTCTCCGAGCCCCGGCTCCACATACATGGCGAGCTGTCCCGTGCCGCCTAACGGGGAGTACGGACcggacagcagcagcagccccgTACCATCCTCTCCAGCCATGGCCAGCGCGCTGGACGGCCACTCCCCGTACGCCAGTACATCCGCACATTGGGCGTCCTCCGGCGGGTCCCCCTATATCAAACAGCAGCCTCTAGCCTCCAGCAGCCCCGCATCCTCTGGTTTACACTCCGGCATGTCGCCTTACTCCCTGGAGCAGAGCTATCTTCACCAGAACGGCAGGGACAGCCACTCTACCGACATATCAG TGGGAATTCCGCGTTATCAGAGCCATTCCTCCGTGTGCGACAGGAAAGATTTTGTGTTGAACTTTAACGGCATCTCCTCCTTCCACCCCTCGGCTGGCGGATCCTActatcaccatcaccaccatcaccatcccCAGAGCGTCTGTCAGGACATCAAACCCTGCGTGATGTGA